A window from Dromaius novaehollandiae isolate bDroNov1 chromosome 1, bDroNov1.hap1, whole genome shotgun sequence encodes these proteins:
- the LOC112985171 gene encoding claudin-8-like codes for MSCCALQITGLIFGGVGMVGTLAATVMPQWRVSAFIEGNIVVFETIWEGLWMDCISQLGIRLQCKFYDSLLALSLSLEMFRALMCIAMGLSITAFLMGIAGVKYTHRTKEDPQGVSVFMLAAGISFLLTGILVLIPVSWTGGSIIRDFYDPNVPVPLKRELGAALYVGWVSSALLITAGTMYCSFWCLADTSQKSSYPSPSHHRWHKRDFARGKSLGMQAYV; via the coding sequence ATGTCTTGCTGCGCATTACAAATCACTGGCCTAATATTCGGAGGTGTGGGCATGGTTGGGACTTTGGCAGCCACAGTTATGCCACAGTGGAGAGTTTCTGCCTTCATTGAGGGCAACATTGTAGTGTTCGAGACCATTTGGGAAGGACTATGGATGGACTGCATCAGTCAGCTCGGGATCAGGCTGCAGTGCAAATTCTATGACTCCCTCTTGGCTCTTTCCctgtccttggagatgttcagagcCCTCATGTGCATTGCCATGGGACTGTCGATCACTGCCTTTTTGATGGGCATTGCTGGTGTGAAGTACACTCACCGAACCAAGGAGGATCCCCAGGGCGTCAGCGTCTTCATGCTGGCAGCTGGAATCTCTTTTCTCCTGACAGGCATTCTCGTTCTGATCCCGGTGTCCTGGACTGGTGGTAGCATCATACGTGACTTCTATGATCCGAACGTCCCCGTGCCACTGAAGCGAGAACTAGGAGCTGCTCTCTACGTAGGCTGGGTGAGCTCTGCACTTCTTATCACTGCAGGAACAATGTATTGTAGCTTCTGGTGCTTGGCTGATACATCCCAAAAATCCAGCTATCCATCACCTTCCCATCACAGATGGCACAAACGTGACTTTGCAAGAGGGAAATCCCTAGGCATGCAGGCCTACGTGTGA